A single Plasmodium sp. gorilla clade G2 genome assembly, chromosome: 7 DNA region contains:
- a CDS encoding serpentine receptor, putative has translation MAKRHKLKITILSIFFFVTFTGIHTVFTAFNRKDWLKFYTSCFGTGEVKWELLALLTVVNMLLLLLNVNYKENINHLNNKKSETSDINDDLINVDMHEFSNNEKDESSDENEKEKKYNKLKIRYLYNVSNSIICYYSLWILCYYLIYFLCFLSFLYGIRIFNNNVINIYTLRTCKIDKLTNYILSENTFISLYWTIINFNVFMSKYTDSFYIVNYFKLNFEFSNRKKKTLFILNYMYQLLLLSYTIYKNITLYTKGEYNLNQIICALIFLCLILYTILEITYVLEINRPCYNVQTKLPFHYVWAIIYLFIIFTSSVIFYFSVFSYSIKDQFVNFQIALWLFFISLTYIKKNQLFIKI, from the exons ATGGCTAAAAGGCACAAATTAAAGATTACAATTTtgtcaatttttttttttgtgacaTTTACGGGGATTCATACCGTTTTCACAGCATTCAATAGAAAAGATT ggTTAAAGTTTTATACTAGTTGCTTTGGTACTGGAGAAGTAAAATGGGAACTTCTAGCCTTGTTAACAGTTGTGAATATgcttcttttattattaaacgTGAATTACAAAGAGAATATAAaccatttaaataataagaagagTGAGACAagtgatataaatgatgatttaataaatgttGATATGCATGAATTtagtaataatgaaaaagatgAAAGTAGTGATGAGAATGAGAAAgagaagaaatataataaattaaaaataagatatttatataatgttagTAATTctattatttgttattatagTTTATGgattttatgttattatttaatatactttttatgttttttaagTTTTTTATATGGTATAAGAATATTcaataataatgtaataaatatatataccttgAGGACATGTAAAATTGATAAAttaacaaattatatattatcagaaaatacatttattagTTTATATTGGactattataaattttaatgtttttatGAGTAAATACACAGATTCCTTTTATATagttaattattttaaattaaattttgaaTTTAGTAAtaggaagaaaaaaacacTTTTCATtcttaattatatgtatcaattattattattatcttatactatatataaaaatattactttATATACGAAAGgagaatataatttaaatcaGATTATTTGTgctcttatatttttatgcctaatattatataccaTTTTAGAAATTACTTATGTGTTAGAAATTAATAGACCATGTTATAATGTACAGACCAAATTACCTTTTCATTATGTATGGgcaattatttatttatttattattttcacatCATcagttattttttatttttccgtTTTTAGTTATTCTATAAAAGACCAATTTGTGAATTTCCAAATTGCCTTGTGGCTTTTTTTTATCTCactaacatatataaaaaaaaatcagtTATTCATCAAAATATGa
- a CDS encoding mitochondrial ribosomal protein S5 precursor, putative yields MMKIIMFKKRVPCKFQMWNFRNIHNSHLNKTLKNRYADEKMRDKYLDNIYNNEININTINKNIKHKKIDYLRQLIYDEADGNDYFLSDNILEEIQKKKKKNNVNLNNEEKKHDDNLKYANNNIDNENRKEEMCESKYKQAIRIYNLLKLNDKTNIFDEDVFMNIDSKMNHDLYEFSQKYILNKDILEGTSTSSLGINNSGTIQNNNNINININSNGNGNNNKRNYYFESSAEIKRDDYNIKDNIQNDQTNNNTNDVTNDDTNDDTNLNVKNSFNDNLINNISEECNYDKNKNCNNNFMNITNMNLPIFNPNSFCLAVENLTNEICEDLIFLFGDILEEKEIPKKGECDRLYKFVNSLSNFFCLEKNEEDVERWINDVYEKIKKYLPYNLRNLNTKYVEEWLKGHIKRVLYNQKYKNKTLYKEKYYNIGNDFKYDNLQINNDNIMEDMKIEFSTNKLTLYFKSIIQFFLGKKNINKDLEEQINMMFINLKKIGLDNWLQMDINDFEKYLLRNNNNNNLIEITDNDKYVSYLMLKCASRNITDFYFYEEFSPFYLFHEQPKNSIEDKINTIQQNKHISDEQLKNIIYNNNSSVTIINNNKSSNTYNDMDIDLFLQKEKNYHMNRSVITYTYNESTNTYNYKYKQIPNTIYDQNTNKYIREKDTIDPMLKLNEMRSSILEVKRMMSMTKDGRVYYIRIVIIIGNGKGVYGYGVGFGKNIKEARNSALLNSISNLDFIDFNYKNCILNFPVSGQEYSSHVKIIPRPLGKGLKINRKYLPLAYILGLDNVKISFSGSNKWMSRIKALKRCLNKIVSIKTLCKMTGKKYVCHFAPHYYTSHWPDYWFKNILKEYKYKIQKIQKKRTMVCRKNFRSNISKIPEEVVPDFTPYTWKTPIQKFVESQKLKKYVDNNIYRTNVF; encoded by the exons atgatgaaaataattatgttcAAGAAAAGGGTTCCATGTAAATTCCAGATGTGGAATTTTcgtaatattcataatagcCACTTAAATAAAACCCTAAAGAATAGATATGCTGATGAAAAGATGAGAGATAAATatttagataatatatataacaatgaaattaatattaatactatcaataaaaatataaaacataaaaaaattgattaTCTCAGACAATTAATTTATGACGAAGCAGATGGTAATGACTATTTTTTAAGTGATAACATTTTAgaagaaatacaaaaaaaaaaaaaaaaaaataatgttaatttgaataatgaagaaaaaaagcacgatgataatttaaaatatgcaaataataatattgataatgaaaatagaAAAGAAGAAATGTGTGAATCAAAATATAAGCAAGCTattagaatatataatttattaaaattaaatgataaaacgAATATATTTGATGAAGATGTGTTTATGAATATAGATAGTAAAATGAATCATgatttatatgaattttctcagaaatatattttaaacaaGGACATTTTAGAAGGTACTAGCACTTCATCACTAGGAATTAATAATAGTGGTacaatacaaaataataataatataaatattaatattaatagtaatggtaatggtaataataataaaagaaattattactTTGAATCTTCTGCGGAAATTAAAAGAGATGATTACAACATAAAGGATAATATCCAGAATGATCaaactaataataatacaaatgatgtTACAAATGATGATACAAATGATGATACAAATTTAAATGTGAAAAATTCTTTTAAcgataatttaataaacaaTATTTCTGAAGAATgtaattatgataaaaataaaaattgtaataacaactttatgaatattacaaatatgaaCTTACCCATTTTTAATCCGAATAGTTTTTGTTTAGCTGTTGAAAATTTAACAAACGAAATATGCGAAGATTTGATATTTTTGTTTGGAGATAtattagaagaaaaagaaatacctAAAAAAGGAGAATGTGATCGATTGTATAAATTTGTTAATTCTTtaagtaattttttttgtttagagaaaaatgaagaagatgtTGAACGATGGATAAATGATGTATatgaaaagataaaaaaatacttaCCATATAATCTAAGAAATTTAAATACTAAATATGTAGAAGAATGGTTAAAAGGTCATATAAAACGAGTGTTATATAATCaaaagtataaaaataaaacattatataaagaaaaatattataatattggtaatgattttaaatatgataatttacaaataaataatgataatataatggAAGATATGAAAATAGAATTTTCAACAAATAAATTAaccttatattttaaatcgattattcaattttttttaggaaaaaaaaatataaataaagatttagaagaacaaataaatatgatgtttataaatctaaaaaaaataggTTTAGACAATTGGCTACAAATGGATATAAAtgattttgaaaaatatttattaagaaataataataataataatttgattGAAATAACagataatgataaatatgtttCTTATTTAATGTTAAAATGTGCTAGTAGAAATATAACtgatttctatttttatgaaGAATTTTCaccattttatttatttcatgaACAACCAAAAAATTCAATTGAagataaaattaatacaatacaacaaaataaacatatatcagatgaacaattaaaaaatattatttataacaataattCTTCAGTaactataataaataataataaaagtagtaatacatataatgatATGGATATAGATCTTTTTTtacaaaaggaaaaaaattatcatatgaATAGATCTGtaattacatatacatataatgaaagtacaaatacatataattacaaATATAAGCAAATACCAAATACTATATATGATCAAAAtactaataaatatataagggAAAAGGATACCATTGACCCTATGCTAAAACTGAATGAAATGAGATCATCCATATTGGAGGTAAAGCGTATGATGAGCATGACCAaag ATGGACGGGTTTACTACATACGAATTGTTATCATTATTGGAAATGGGAAAGGTGTTTATGGATATGGTGTAGGGtttggaaaaaatataaaagaagcaCGAAATAGTGCTCTACTAAATTCTATTAGTAATTTAGATTTTATCGATttcaattataaaaattgtataCTGAATTTTCCTGTAAGTGGACAAGAATACTCTTCACATGTGAAAATTATACCAAGACCATTAGGAAAAGGTTTAAAAATcaatagaaaatatttacCTTTAGCATATATTCTAGGGTTAGATAATGTCAAAATATCTTTTAGTGGATCCAATAAATGGATGAGCAGAATTAAAGCATTAAAAAGATGTTTAAATAAAATCGTATCTATTAAAACATTATGTAAAATGACGGGAAAGAAATATGTTTGTCATTTTGCACCTCATTATTATACGAGCCATTGGCCAGATTATTggtttaaaaatattctaaaagaatataaatataaaattcaaaaaatacaaaaaaaaagaaccaTGGTATGTAGAAAAAATTTCAGATCCAATATATCCAAAATACCTGAAGAAGTTGTACCAGATTTTACACCCTATACTTGGAAAACACCTATACAAAAATTTGTAGAGTctcaaaaattaaaaaaatatgtagataataatatttatcgtacaaatgttttttaa